One Blastocatellia bacterium genomic region harbors:
- the nadD gene encoding nicotinate-nucleotide adenylyltransferase has product MKPLRIGIFGGSFDPVHQGHMEVAVAVCNRLSLDRVEFVPAFRAPHKKSAATASHWHRFAMLVLATTAHEKFFVSPIELELSRPAYTIETIQRFKQQWPDQTEFYFILGADSLAEITSWKDYETLLSSCHFVAVNRPGHDLSVNHLPESARRRVIDLRVSSLPATSPHEPVIYLCTDVANPISSTDIRRALKEGKRVEAIPPMVWQHIEKYQLYQGTDETTE; this is encoded by the coding sequence ATGAAGCCATTGCGCATTGGCATATTCGGCGGCTCATTTGATCCTGTTCATCAAGGCCACATGGAAGTGGCTGTTGCAGTGTGTAACCGACTGTCACTCGACCGCGTTGAGTTTGTCCCCGCGTTTCGCGCTCCACACAAAAAATCAGCGGCCACAGCCAGTCACTGGCACCGGTTTGCCATGCTGGTGCTGGCGACAACGGCTCATGAAAAATTCTTCGTCTCTCCGATTGAACTGGAATTATCCCGACCGGCTTACACCATTGAGACGATCCAACGATTCAAGCAGCAGTGGCCTGATCAAACGGAATTTTATTTTATCCTGGGCGCTGATTCGCTTGCAGAGATCACCTCGTGGAAGGATTATGAAACGTTGCTCAGCAGTTGCCATTTCGTCGCAGTCAATCGGCCAGGACATGACCTGTCTGTGAATCACCTGCCTGAGAGCGCGCGTCGGCGCGTGATTGACTTGCGCGTCAGCTCCTTGCCCGCCACGTCGCCTCATGAACCTGTGATTTATCTTTGTACAGATGTTGCCAATCCTATTTCCTCGACCGACATCAGACGAGCCCTGAAGGAAGGAAAACGGGTTGAAGCGATTCCACCGATGGTTTGGCAACACATCGAAAAATACCAACTCTATCAAGGGACGGATGAAACAACAGAGTGA
- the rplU gene encoding 50S ribosomal protein L21 — protein sequence MNYAVIETGGMQFRVQPGERIRVPSIKAEVGSTIEFKPLVLKHEGGIVIGQPRVETASVTCRVVEHGRGRKLVVFKFRRRKQYRLKKGHRQGYTTLHIQQITHA from the coding sequence GTGAATTACGCGGTCATCGAAACTGGAGGAATGCAGTTTCGCGTTCAACCAGGAGAGCGCATTCGTGTTCCTTCAATCAAGGCAGAGGTTGGCTCGACCATCGAGTTCAAGCCGCTTGTCCTCAAACATGAGGGCGGCATTGTCATCGGTCAACCACGTGTGGAAACGGCATCGGTCACCTGCCGTGTGGTTGAGCATGGGCGTGGACGGAAACTGGTGGTTTTCAAATTCCGCCGAAGAAAACAGTACCGCTTGAAGAAAGGACATCGTCAAGGTTACACGACGCTCCACATTCAGCAGATTACGCACGCATGA
- the rpmA gene encoding 50S ribosomal protein L27 produces MAHKKGLGSSRNGRDSNAQRLGIKRFGGEFVSGGSILVRQRGTRYKPGLNVGRGKDDTLFAKIAGTVQFVNRGSKGTYINIIPTTTN; encoded by the coding sequence ATGGCACATAAAAAAGGATTGGGCAGTTCTCGCAACGGCCGCGACTCCAACGCGCAACGATTGGGCATCAAACGGTTTGGTGGAGAATTCGTCAGCGGCGGTTCAATTCTCGTGCGGCAACGAGGCACTCGCTACAAACCCGGACTCAATGTTGGCCGCGGAAAAGACGACACCTTGTTCGCCAAGATTGCCGGGACTGTTCAGTTCGTCAATCGAGGCAGCAAAGGAACGTACATCAACATCATTCCGACAACAACGAATTGA
- a CDS encoding LysM peptidoglycan-binding domain-containing protein yields MIRRIICTALIVLVLMPSLVLAQHHSSSMPEAKVDAIMAAAQHHYDLGLQALQAEGMEAARVQFDQAVDAILKSGFDTRTHPRLQTYYRNLIEKIHQLEVQAALRGDGVSEQHYEPSLLDELAQVELDEEDLAAANIVIEKPSLDFAFTLTPQVLQFIHYFSQNPKGRATMAAGLQRAGRYLALAKKVFKEEKVPQDLVWLAQAESNWKPRARSWAGAVGIWQFVSGTGQRYGLRQNQWIDERSGIEQATRASARYLRFLYNRFNDWQLAMAAYNCGEGRIDSAIAATGYSDFWYFYNRGLLPRETSNYVPIILAIIIIAKNPERFGFGHIKPDAPLQYETVPVTDSIDLRLVAEITNTPYETIQELNPELKRGKTPPDMRYHLRLPPGTAATFQTVISRIPEDQRDSWRVIRVKDGDTLASLSEQHRIEVEELARINQLALEETLRPGMPLVLPISTARAPLRNTVEPASIQLARASTTRMSITVRPGDNLTMIAARYGVSARELARLNRISTRAKLRTGQRLYLNVPNQSHPIASAASRITTKAQPPTMHLVRRGETLQSIARKYGVSIAELRQWNGLRSSTVKYGQRLVVTPQGMSSPERSANAKSPAKKNSVYRVRKGDTLSSIAERHGISVATLKSLNRMKTNKVLVGSVLTVPR; encoded by the coding sequence ATGATAAGAAGAATAATCTGCACGGCGCTGATAGTGTTGGTTCTCATGCCTTCATTGGTTTTAGCTCAGCATCATTCCTCTTCGATGCCGGAAGCAAAGGTTGATGCCATCATGGCCGCAGCCCAGCACCACTACGATCTGGGCCTGCAAGCGCTTCAGGCCGAAGGCATGGAGGCAGCGAGAGTTCAATTCGACCAAGCTGTTGATGCGATCCTCAAAAGCGGCTTTGATACCCGTACTCACCCTCGCTTACAAACCTACTACCGAAACTTAATCGAAAAGATTCACCAGCTCGAGGTTCAAGCTGCTTTGCGGGGTGATGGCGTCAGTGAGCAACATTATGAGCCTTCTTTGTTAGACGAGCTCGCTCAAGTTGAGTTAGATGAGGAAGACCTAGCTGCTGCTAACATCGTCATCGAAAAGCCATCATTGGATTTTGCTTTTACGCTCACTCCGCAGGTTCTTCAATTCATTCATTATTTTTCGCAGAATCCCAAAGGTCGCGCCACGATGGCTGCCGGTCTACAGCGAGCGGGACGCTATTTAGCGTTGGCCAAGAAAGTGTTCAAAGAAGAAAAAGTCCCACAAGACCTTGTTTGGCTGGCGCAGGCTGAAAGCAATTGGAAGCCGCGCGCCCGATCGTGGGCTGGCGCCGTTGGCATCTGGCAGTTTGTGTCAGGAACCGGTCAACGATATGGCTTGAGGCAGAATCAGTGGATTGATGAACGAAGTGGAATCGAACAGGCCACGCGCGCGTCGGCGCGTTATCTGCGGTTTCTCTACAATCGGTTTAACGATTGGCAATTGGCGATGGCGGCGTACAACTGCGGTGAAGGACGTATTGACAGCGCCATCGCGGCAACGGGCTATTCTGACTTTTGGTACTTTTACAATCGCGGCCTCCTGCCCAGAGAGACAAGCAACTACGTGCCAATCATTCTGGCCATCATCATCATCGCCAAGAACCCTGAGCGATTTGGCTTCGGTCATATTAAACCGGACGCACCGTTGCAATATGAAACAGTTCCTGTGACCGATTCAATTGACCTTCGGTTGGTCGCTGAGATCACAAATACGCCCTATGAGACGATTCAGGAATTGAATCCTGAGCTGAAGCGTGGCAAGACGCCACCCGATATGCGATACCACCTGCGACTGCCGCCGGGAACAGCCGCGACGTTCCAGACCGTGATCAGTCGCATCCCTGAAGACCAGAGAGACTCGTGGCGCGTCATTCGCGTCAAGGATGGTGACACGTTAGCCAGCCTCAGCGAACAACATCGCATTGAGGTTGAAGAGCTGGCCCGAATCAATCAACTTGCGCTTGAGGAGACGCTCCGTCCTGGGATGCCGTTGGTGTTGCCCATCAGCACGGCTCGTGCTCCACTGCGCAATACGGTTGAACCGGCAAGCATCCAACTGGCGCGAGCCTCAACGACCCGCATGTCCATAACCGTTCGGCCCGGCGATAACCTGACGATGATCGCCGCTCGCTATGGCGTGTCAGCCCGCGAGCTGGCCAGACTCAACCGTATCAGCACACGAGCCAAACTGCGCACCGGTCAACGACTCTACTTGAACGTCCCGAACCAATCTCACCCGATCGCATCGGCGGCTTCACGGATCACGACGAAAGCCCAGCCACCGACCATGCACCTGGTCCGGCGCGGCGAGACATTACAAAGCATTGCTCGGAAGTATGGCGTGAGCATAGCCGAGCTACGCCAGTGGAATGGCCTGCGGTCATCCACGGTGAAATATGGTCAACGTCTGGTGGTGACGCCCCAAGGCATGTCCTCGCCAGAACGTTCGGCCAATGCCAAATCGCCAGCCAAAAAGAACTCCGTTTACCGCGTGCGTAAAGGCGATACCCTGTCCAGTATCGCTGAGCGGCACGGCATCAGCGTGGCGACACTGAAGAGTTTGAATCGAATGAAGACCAATAAGGTCCTGGTTGGATCGGTTTTGACAGTGCCCCGCTAA
- the rsgA gene encoding ribosome small subunit-dependent GTPase A, producing the protein MSDRFAGIVLKAIRGHYWVEADDTVFRCVARDVLVKSVKSSTAITVGDHVLFDVQDWQHKQGVIVQVLPRRTKLSRKQQADGYDAAAQEDVVAANIDQVVIVASAHNPPLRPGLIDRYLVASLKGGLSPIICINKIDLAVLAEVQPIAELYERLNYPVLMTCAKSGQGVDELRRHLSGRASVFAGHSGVGKTTLLKQLCPGIEVKTQEVSSKTGRGKHTTTSAELVRLPSGGYVIDTPGIRQFSLWDLTPEDVACYFVEIAEQSRACRFRDCSHTVEPACAVRQALQEGLIHPLRYESYLKLLQECKYEKSY; encoded by the coding sequence ATGAGTGATAGGTTTGCAGGGATTGTCTTGAAAGCGATCCGCGGGCACTACTGGGTTGAGGCTGACGACACAGTTTTCCGCTGCGTTGCTCGTGATGTCCTGGTTAAATCGGTCAAATCGTCCACGGCGATCACCGTTGGCGATCACGTTCTCTTTGACGTGCAGGACTGGCAGCATAAGCAAGGCGTCATCGTGCAAGTATTGCCGCGACGAACCAAATTGTCTCGCAAACAACAGGCTGATGGGTATGATGCCGCTGCTCAAGAGGACGTCGTGGCAGCCAACATTGATCAGGTTGTCATTGTAGCCTCTGCTCACAATCCGCCCTTGCGTCCTGGATTGATTGATCGCTATCTGGTAGCTTCGCTCAAGGGAGGGTTATCGCCGATCATTTGTATCAACAAAATTGACCTGGCCGTGCTGGCTGAAGTGCAACCTATTGCCGAGCTGTATGAGCGCCTCAATTATCCTGTGTTGATGACCTGCGCCAAGTCGGGACAAGGCGTGGACGAGCTGCGACGCCATCTGTCAGGCCGCGCGTCTGTGTTTGCTGGTCATTCCGGCGTTGGAAAGACGACGTTGCTGAAGCAATTGTGTCCGGGCATTGAAGTCAAGACTCAGGAAGTGAGCAGCAAAACAGGGCGGGGCAAACATACAACGACCAGCGCTGAATTGGTCCGTTTGCCCAGTGGCGGCTACGTGATTGATACGCCAGGCATCCGTCAGTTCAGTCTTTGGGACCTGACGCCCGAAGACGTGGCCTGCTATTTCGTGGAGATAGCTGAGCAGAGTCGCGCCTGCCGTTTTCGTGATTGCTCGCACACAGTCGAGCCAGCGTGCGCTGTCCGGCAAGCCCTCCAAGAAGGTTTGATTCACCCGTTGCGCTACGAGAGCTATCTGAAGTTGCTGCAGGAGTGCAAGTATGAAAAATCCTATTAA
- the rsfS gene encoding ribosome silencing factor: MKQQSDHSENMLMEVNENLVVAAKAALEKKALRLTALDLRNITSIADAFLICSGTSNRQVQAIADAIIDKLRAAGSRPMHVEGYDVAEWILIDYGYLVVHVFSERARDFYDLERLWRDGARIEIQDVAP, translated from the coding sequence ATGAAACAACAGAGTGATCACTCAGAAAACATGCTGATGGAGGTAAACGAGAACTTAGTCGTGGCAGCAAAGGCCGCGCTGGAAAAAAAAGCGCTCCGGCTGACCGCGCTTGATCTGCGCAATATCACTTCGATTGCTGATGCCTTTTTGATCTGTAGTGGGACATCCAATCGTCAGGTTCAAGCCATTGCTGATGCAATCATAGACAAACTCCGCGCGGCAGGCTCACGGCCAATGCACGTTGAAGGATACGACGTGGCGGAATGGATTTTAATTGACTACGGGTACCTCGTTGTTCACGTCTTCAGCGAACGAGCCAGAGACTTTTATGATCTCGAACGACTGTGGCGAGATGGCGCGCGAATCGAGATTCAGGACGTCGCGCCATAA
- a CDS encoding metallophosphoesterase, whose protein sequence is MKNPINRLSKSLVALLVVGLWLTATLMAAGQALAGSASPVVKFAVIGDSGTGGEDQKRVAAQMLAWHDVNRYEFVLMVGDNIYPSGNPRDYPKKFEQPYAPLLARGVKFYAALGNHDVRGDNERYAIHYPHFNMGGQRYYTFIKGDGLVQFFALDSTTMSDGQRDHDQLRWLTEALSASQARWKIAFFHHPLYSSGQTHGSSHKLRAILEPILLQGNVRVVFSGHDHVYERLVPQRGIHYFVTGAAGKLRRGDLDRTSKLTVKGNDQVHHFMYIEIDARQMRFQAVSKHGEVFDQGTIPASLP, encoded by the coding sequence ATGAAAAATCCTATTAATCGGTTGAGCAAATCATTGGTTGCATTGCTCGTGGTTGGTCTCTGGTTGACCGCCACGTTGATGGCCGCCGGCCAGGCTCTTGCAGGGTCGGCCAGCCCGGTTGTCAAGTTTGCCGTCATCGGCGATAGCGGGACGGGCGGTGAAGATCAAAAGCGCGTCGCCGCGCAAATGCTGGCCTGGCATGACGTCAACCGATACGAATTTGTATTGATGGTTGGCGACAATATCTACCCGTCGGGAAATCCGCGCGATTACCCTAAAAAGTTTGAACAGCCTTATGCGCCGTTGTTGGCCCGCGGCGTGAAGTTTTATGCCGCGCTTGGCAATCATGATGTCAGAGGCGATAACGAACGCTACGCCATTCACTATCCTCATTTCAATATGGGTGGGCAACGGTATTATACGTTCATCAAAGGTGATGGCTTGGTCCAGTTCTTTGCCCTTGATTCCACAACCATGAGTGACGGCCAACGAGATCACGATCAACTGCGTTGGCTCACCGAAGCATTGAGCGCCTCGCAAGCTCGGTGGAAAATCGCCTTTTTTCATCATCCATTGTACTCGTCAGGCCAGACGCATGGCTCAAGCCACAAGCTGCGGGCGATCCTCGAGCCAATCTTGTTGCAAGGAAACGTGCGGGTTGTGTTTTCCGGCCATGACCACGTCTATGAGCGCCTTGTTCCTCAACGTGGCATCCATTACTTTGTCACCGGCGCAGCCGGTAAGTTACGTCGGGGCGATCTGGATCGCACATCAAAGCTCACCGTCAAAGGGAACGATCAGGTGCATCACTTCATGTACATCGAAATTGACGCAAGGCAGATGCGCTTCCAAGCGGTGAGCAAACATGGCGAGGTGTTTGACCAGGGAACAATTCCCGCCTCGTTGCCGTGA
- the obgE gene encoding GTPase ObgE, whose product MFVDQAKIFVKAGDGGNGCTAFRREKYVPKGGPSGGDGGRGGHVYMEAAPGMSSLLHFRFNPEYKAERGRHGEGNHRHGRNGEDLTIRVPVGTVVTDAETGQMIYDFAKPGERVLVARGGMGGRGNARFATPTRRAPRFHERGQPGQQRVLLLELKLLADVGLVGLPNAGKSTLIARISAAKPKIADYPFTTLVPNLGVVRLSDDRSCVVADIPGLIEGAHQGAGLGHEFLRHVERTRLLLHLIDVSDTAPEPDPVRRFHIINDELRAYSIQLTQKPQIVVATKMDIAQTGHGARALRRFCDDAALPYVEISAVTGLGIDRLLALIDQYLPPVHETTQADSSEVMEPVTL is encoded by the coding sequence ATGTTTGTTGATCAGGCCAAGATTTTCGTCAAAGCTGGTGATGGCGGCAACGGGTGTACAGCTTTTCGTCGGGAGAAGTATGTGCCCAAAGGAGGCCCATCGGGCGGGGACGGTGGACGAGGCGGCCATGTTTACATGGAAGCAGCGCCCGGCATGAGTTCCCTGCTCCACTTCCGTTTTAACCCTGAATATAAGGCTGAACGAGGCCGGCACGGAGAAGGCAACCACCGTCATGGACGCAATGGTGAAGACCTCACGATTCGCGTGCCAGTGGGGACGGTCGTCACCGACGCTGAGACAGGCCAGATGATCTACGATTTTGCCAAGCCCGGCGAACGCGTTCTTGTGGCACGCGGCGGGATGGGAGGTCGCGGCAATGCTCGATTCGCTACGCCGACACGCCGCGCGCCTCGCTTCCATGAACGCGGACAACCGGGCCAGCAACGCGTGTTGCTGCTGGAACTGAAGCTGCTGGCCGACGTCGGACTTGTTGGCCTCCCCAACGCAGGTAAGTCAACGCTCATTGCCCGAATCTCCGCTGCCAAACCGAAGATCGCTGATTATCCCTTTACCACGCTCGTGCCTAACCTCGGCGTGGTTCGATTGAGCGATGATCGCTCCTGTGTTGTCGCTGATATTCCTGGGCTCATCGAAGGCGCTCATCAAGGCGCTGGGCTGGGGCATGAGTTCCTGCGACACGTTGAGCGAACGCGATTGCTGCTCCATTTGATTGACGTCTCCGACACCGCGCCAGAACCAGACCCAGTTCGTCGTTTCCACATTATCAACGATGAACTTCGCGCCTACTCAATCCAACTGACGCAAAAGCCTCAGATTGTTGTGGCGACCAAGATGGACATCGCGCAAACAGGGCATGGGGCGCGCGCTTTGCGCCGTTTCTGTGATGACGCCGCATTGCCTTATGTCGAGATTTCGGCGGTCACCGGCCTGGGCATAGATCGCTTACTCGCCCTCATTGACCAGTATTTGCCACCTGTGCACGAAACGACTCAGGCGGACTCGAGCGAAGTGATGGAACCAGTCACACTATGA
- the xseA gene encoding exodeoxyribonuclease VII large subunit gives MAEPLLAHLSNERLTLTVTQLTQQIKTLLEGKFRDVWVRGEISNFKAHSSGHWYFTLKDATAQLRCASFKMFNRLIKFTPADGVEVFARGRVTVYEQRGDYQLVVEHMEPVGIGSLQMAFEQLKARLQQEGLFDQARKRPLPLLPRRVGVITSPTGAVIRDMLRVLTRRNKGVSVLLYPVAVQGQGAAQQIAHAIKVMNQRDDVDVLIVGRGGGSMEDLWAFNEEVVARAIFHSRLPVISAVGHETDFTIADFVADVRAPTPSAAAEMVAARRDELLDAVAAYSRRLHKAMSFQLTTWRHRLAQLQARRGFNQTAGALQQYIQRVDELAHRLYVSLTTLIKARREQFERLSRQVASVRLRERIARQRGHINLAQQKLLHGLRQRLDICHRHFEVVCSKLDALSPLQVLQRGYAIVWGPTHQIVRRAAEVVVGDPLLIRLAEGQLTCITQEVIDDDKSNTGADIRVSSERTGKYR, from the coding sequence ATGGCAGAACCCCTTCTGGCACACCTGAGCAACGAGCGACTGACCCTGACCGTCACCCAATTGACGCAACAGATCAAGACGTTGCTGGAAGGCAAGTTTCGCGATGTGTGGGTGCGCGGCGAGATTTCGAATTTCAAGGCGCACAGTTCAGGTCATTGGTATTTCACACTCAAAGACGCCACGGCTCAGTTGCGTTGCGCTTCATTCAAAATGTTCAACCGGCTGATCAAATTTACGCCGGCTGATGGCGTTGAAGTGTTTGCGCGTGGGCGCGTCACCGTCTACGAGCAACGAGGCGACTATCAACTGGTCGTCGAGCACATGGAGCCGGTTGGCATCGGCTCATTGCAGATGGCGTTTGAGCAACTCAAAGCGCGATTGCAACAAGAGGGACTGTTTGATCAAGCTCGCAAGCGGCCGCTTCCCTTGCTGCCGCGGCGTGTCGGCGTGATCACCTCACCGACAGGCGCTGTCATTCGTGACATGCTGCGCGTCTTGACCAGACGTAACAAAGGCGTCAGCGTGTTGTTGTATCCGGTCGCCGTGCAAGGTCAAGGCGCAGCCCAACAAATTGCTCACGCTATCAAGGTGATGAATCAACGAGACGATGTAGACGTGCTGATTGTCGGACGTGGCGGCGGCTCGATGGAAGACCTATGGGCGTTCAACGAAGAAGTGGTCGCTCGAGCCATTTTTCATTCCCGATTGCCAGTCATTTCAGCAGTGGGACACGAAACAGATTTTACCATTGCCGATTTCGTCGCTGACGTCCGCGCGCCGACGCCGTCAGCCGCGGCTGAAATGGTGGCAGCACGACGGGATGAGTTACTCGATGCAGTAGCTGCTTACTCGCGCCGCTTGCATAAAGCAATGAGCTTTCAATTGACGACATGGCGACATCGCCTTGCACAATTACAAGCCCGTCGTGGCTTCAATCAGACCGCAGGAGCCTTGCAGCAATACATTCAGCGTGTTGATGAGCTCGCTCATCGGCTCTACGTCAGTCTGACAACCTTGATTAAGGCCCGGCGGGAGCAATTTGAGCGATTGTCGCGGCAGGTAGCCAGCGTGCGGCTGCGTGAGCGCATCGCCCGACAACGCGGGCACATCAATCTTGCACAACAAAAGCTGCTCCACGGATTGCGCCAGCGACTGGACATCTGTCATAGACATTTTGAGGTGGTTTGCTCCAAACTGGATGCCCTCAGTCCGCTTCAGGTGTTACAACGCGGTTACGCCATCGTGTGGGGACCCACTCACCAGATTGTGCGCCGCGCGGCAGAGGTTGTTGTCGGCGATCCATTATTGATCCGGTTAGCAGAAGGACAACTCACCTGCATCACACAAGAGGTCATAGATGATGACAAAAGCAACACGGGAGCCGACATTCGAGTCAGCTCTGAAAGAACTGGAAAATATCGTTGA
- a CDS encoding 23S rRNA (pseudouridine(1915)-N(3))-methyltransferase RlmH has translation MRLTFIWVGKTKSRHWAALEQTYLTRISHFTSCTVKVVKESDPHDAAARRAETKAIEKHLRAEATTIVLDESGTHLSSSELAERLAGYQRNGIKEIVFIVGGAAGLSPELRQHADLILSLSRMTLPHEMARVILLEQIYRAFCILNHLPYHKE, from the coding sequence ATGAGGCTCACGTTTATCTGGGTTGGAAAGACCAAAAGCCGACATTGGGCGGCGCTTGAACAGACCTACCTGACTCGCATCAGTCATTTCACGAGCTGCACTGTGAAAGTCGTCAAAGAAAGCGACCCACACGATGCCGCTGCCAGACGAGCGGAAACTAAAGCGATTGAGAAGCACCTCAGAGCAGAAGCGACTACCATCGTGTTGGACGAGTCGGGAACTCACCTCTCATCAAGTGAGCTGGCCGAGCGACTGGCCGGTTATCAACGCAACGGGATTAAAGAGATCGTGTTTATTGTCGGCGGCGCCGCTGGATTATCACCGGAGCTTCGTCAGCATGCTGATTTGATCTTATCGTTAAGCCGCATGACGTTGCCTCATGAGATGGCGCGCGTCATCTTGCTTGAACAGATTTATCGCGCGTTTTGCATTCTCAACCATCTGCCCTATCACAAGGAATGA